The following DNA comes from Strix uralensis isolate ZFMK-TIS-50842 chromosome 28, bStrUra1, whole genome shotgun sequence.
TTCTTACTAACTTCCTCAGTATTTACCAGGTTATTCCCAGTGGCTTCCTAGGAATTATTTCCAATTTACAGCTGCAGAAATGGTTCTGCCCTTCCCATTACCTGCTTATCAACAAGAAAGCAGCCAGTAGGGACAAATGTAAAAAACACTATTCAGACCTCATGTTTAAGGGCCAGGTTCAAGTCCACTAAGTTTCACTCTCCTTGTGCCCTACATTGGTTTAAGATCAGAAACAAGCTCAGTGCTGTGCTCTTTAAGAGGCAAATAAACGGTGAATCACGCTCATAATTCAAGTTTCCTAATACAAGGCGCTACAGTCCTGTGTTCAACAGTCCGAGCCCGCACTGCCTGGGGGAAGGCTTCCAGCAGAGCGCAGGCTCAGAAGGGGAACTTGACAGTAACTGCAAACATGGCACTTCAAGCCAAAATCCTGTCTATCCCCTAaacaaaagcaatatatttttctattcaggaaaaaggaaggaaggggaatgtCATTTCTCGCCCTTTCGGGAGCTCAAACCTCACACAACACAAACACACCCGactcccctcctccagccctgaaATGGTTTCTCTGCTGCTGAACAGGAAGTGTCCCCAAAACTGCAGGCTGCACACCCTGCCTCCGACAGCTCCTAAACGTTAAtaataaacacacacaaaggCTGTTACCTACTATTTGCGCTGCTGGTCAAACCCATCTCTCCCGCTGTCGCTTCTCTTCCGCACTGCCCCGGCCGCAGAACAACCCAGGAAGTTTATTCCTGATGACAGCGATTTCCTTCCAGGTTAGAGCAGCAGCCTCTTGCTGGCTCAGCGCCGCTGGGTTATTTTCAGGCTCACACTCCGGATTAACAACTGGAATTAGTGGCTTTAGGCAGGCCGGCATAGACCACGTCCTGGTCACCCAGGCCCACGTCATGTGAGACCCACCGGAGCTCATCTGGCACTTCAGGGCTGGATCTGTAGATAGTTTATGAAACAGCATGTTGGTACACATCTCTCCTacacatactttaaaataaagtctaTTTCCTAAAGGAAAATCTGGACATAATTAAACTGTCAGACACAGCACCGCCCTCCATTTTCTAGCTATTGCCAGAAAATTTCTAGCACCTGGAACAGTATTAACCCATCAGATGAAACACAGCTGGGGATCCACGTCCTCCAACTGCTCCAAACAGGGAAACTGCAGGAATTGCCATGGTTCcagtaaattaataaaacatgCACTGGATTTAGACCCTGAAAAGCCTAATCTCCTTAAGTTTTAAAGGATTCTTCCTCCctcttatttcttttctccttggtgAGAAAGACTAAAACTTCAGAAGTTTACATGGAGAAACACACAGCCTTTACTGAGcctcccccactttttttttttaggggacaTGTTAATTTTGAGTGTTTGGGTAGGGCAATAGCAAAGTAAACATTCAGCAGCTTTAAGGATTTACCCAGAAAGCAGCCAGTACACAAGTGCGTAGGTACTAACGTTAAAGGAAGTTTCTTCCATGAGGCTACTCAATTTTGTCATTACAGCTGTAAAAACCAAATAATTTACcttatttttacagtgtttacaAGTAGAATAGCATAAATAAAGGTTTGGTAATCCCCACTACAGGGAGTTACACCAGAATTTGCTTCAATCTAGCCCAGTTTTACGTACATCCTTGAAACCCGGATTCCTTCCCTATCTCAGCATCACAAATCTTTTGATTCTTTGCTGAAGCACGTTATTTGCTTGTTGTGCTTGTGGGCACCCCAGTGATCATCCAATTCCAGGCATCACCTTTGGAGTGAAAAAAGCCTCCTGGTTATCCAAGGTATCCGCTACTACTGTTCTGGGCAACTGATGAAAACTTTTAGGGCAGCTGGGCCAGATTTTACCTCCAAGATGTTTTCTTAAAGGTACTGAATTAATCAGCAAGCTAAGAAAGTTCAAGAGAATAAACAGGGTATACTCTGGAGACACAACACAAAGCTCAACGTGGGAACCGAAAACCATGCAGGGAGCTATCTGCATCACAGAAGGAAGCCTCAGCCTAAACCAACTCTACTAATAGAGTAGTGCTACTACCAACGAAGAATCAAAGGCAGGGGCATTAAATCCTGTCCCCCAGCTTCAAGCAGGGGCAAGTTCCTATCCCAACAGTAGCCACATCATTCTGACACAGCAGAATTTGTTTCTTAAATCAGTACTGCCACCTTGTGAAATTCTTCTGCTAAATCAGTTGGGTTTTCCAAGTGTCAAGTTTTCAGGCAGTTTATGCTCAAGATACTTTTATTGCCAACTAGCAGGAGTAGGTGGCCTCCTAAAAAAAGCACACCCAAGAGCACTCCAGAGCCTCTCAGTTCTACTTACCACACAGCACTGATCAAGCCAACTGAATTGCTTTTTAGTGTTTCTTCATTTGTGACAAAGTGGCATCGCTCAGGTCCCACACTGGGTATTTATGGCTAGCTGGTAGCACTCAGGAAGCAGAGAAACACAGTAGCTGCCTGAAGCTGTTTTCAAACCCTGTTTTTCATGATCAAACCTTCAGGGCGAAACATGCTGTAAACCATGGTTTTGTACCTTCACCAATAAAATGAACATGATCACAAATATCCTCGATTGAGAGAATTGCGGGTGGCACAGGGGAGTGCACTACACATGTCAACAGACACATGTAAGGTGGGGGACAGAGGCACACAATGAATGCAACCTGCTGAGGAGCAGCTTAACGTCAATAACTCAGAAACAGTAGACCCAGACCCAGGAAGGGTTCACACAGCTCAGACCAAGCTGCTTTGTcagagctgtgccacagcatGTGCCCACAACGCTCTCAGACTTCACCAAGAGCCAAGGACAGAGagagctgccagagctgatgcATGCACTAAGGAAAGCCTGTTCCACAAACCTCTGCTTAAAGGGAATGGCATCACAGACCAATTAATTACTCAAACCAACCACACCCCTCCATTAAACACATCTAAATGATTGGAGAAGCTGGTAACTCCAGTGCAAAGAAGCACACACGTGCCTCTGGAAAAGGAGCTAGGGTACAGCATAGTTTTGGCAAAGCATCGACTCATTCATCCACATTTAAACAGGTTAAAACCCACAAAATTAcattctttatttccattttccaagTCTCAGTTAGAAtaccagctttaaaaataaagtaaggtCAAATAAAACAGCATAACTGAACAGCAACCCTAGTCAACTACAGGTCCACAGGTGAAACTTTGGGAAACATCATCTTTACTCAAGTTAAATATTGCACCCCTTCTCTAACACAAGTTGAAAGGAGTAAGATATTTCACCTTCAGACAGCATATGAGATTACTGGAAGTACAGGAATAgactagaaaaaacaaaatttccTATTTCTAGAGACATCAGTATAGCAAAATAGTaagttgaaaaatatttacaaagataTCTACATAATATGTCTAATGGTGCTCATATGATGCTCCAATGCACTGAAATTGCTAACACCACCATCTCCTTCTCAAAGTCAGCTGTCCTCCCCAAAGAGCTCAGATCTCCCCCTCAGTCCTACTCCAATTAAGAGCCTTCTTGTTGGTCTTCAATCTTTGGAGCCAGGTAGTATTTTAAGTGTCCCATATCAGCAATCTTGTACTCCAcaactgtgaaaaagaaaaaacagtattcAGAAGGTTCTTCAGAGAAGCCATTCAGTGAGTTCTTAATGCAGTTCTAAGCTGGCAGCTTTCTACAAGATTTTTCAAGTAGAGCTGCTTCTACTTACCAAGAGGAACATCTGCAGACATGCTGAGTGTTACTGTAGGTGACAGGGGAGTGGCTTTGGTAAAAAAGTTCAAGTACCTCAGAGCAAAGGTCAATTGGACTGGCTCATTCATCTCTATTGTAACCTAGAAAACAATCAGCCAGGTTAGACATCAATAAATCCAAGCTGCAGCAAGTTCCCTCAAATAATTCAGCCATTGCAAAGGCAGTCAGAGCTACTCCCCACTGTTCTGCTGAGCACTGCTTGCAGGCCCTTGGGGTAAGGGCCTGAAGTTGGCAACAATTTGTTGACTCTAACCTATGAACTAGAGAAGTACATGATCCAATCACCCAGTTTTAGCCCCCAATAGGTCAGATAATTAGTCATATTTGTAGAAACCTCAACACTGAAGACCCCACAGCAACTGTGAATGCTTAACTTACAGCTTCTTCCTCTTTATCCACATTGCTGGTCTGCGACAGCTTGATGTTTCCATTGCCCAGCTCTCCATTAGCTGAAAATTTCACACCATCTTTTGCACAGGAAATGACAACTGCATCGCCGATGTGGCTGAGATCTCTACAGATGCGTGCGAATTCAGCAGAGGGCATTTTCACTACACAACTATATTCTTGTTCCTGTGAAGGAAGTGTCACAATTAAATTTCTACCAAGAATCCCAGTGTAGTCACTACCCCTGTGTTTGTCCAGGCTTTCCAAAGGAACTTATGTTACAAGCTCAAACTCCAAGTCTGATGTGGATATAGGAAAACACCCATTTCTAAGAGATAGTGTAGTCAGTCATTTGAGCTACTACTTACTGGAATTCCAAGCTGCTCCACATCAAGATCCATTAGTTTCATCTCATAATCGGAAACCTTTTCCTGatctaaagaaacaaaagataGTTTGACAAAGTGTTTCTCAGAAGTTATCATCCTGAATTTAAGTTTTACTCCTTTCCCCTCTGCCAAATAAAAACACCTCAGTTGTGACAATAAGATCCACCTTGTTTAATTGGAGCTAGAAATCAGAAAGTGACCCAAAGTAGCTGTAAGAGGATAGCAACTCACCAAGAGCATCTGCACATGGCCTAAAGTCTTTCTCTTACAAAGAAAGCATTGGTCAAGTTGACTAAGCTTACATCTCCAGACCTTTTGAAGTGTTTGAGTATCAGGTGACCCTTCCCATTTCAAAAGTATTGTCATTTCCTTCCCACCCTGCATCTACGTGATTTATGAAGACTACCTAAAAATATCACTGTAGTAAATCAGTTCCCAAATCTAACACTCACTTGGTGCTTCAAACACTAGAGCCAACGTATCCGCATTGTCTTCTGCTCGGAGAGTGATGATATCTTCGTTTCCTGcacatttcagtattttggaCATGctaagggagggagaaagggacgTTAGTCACAGGATTACAAGCAGACAGAGCAGGAACGCGCACCCGTTGCCTACTACAGTGTGAAAACAAGGCTGGCAAGAAGCAGTCAGCAGCTCAGCCGCGGCACACGGAGCTGTGCGGAAAGCGCAGAGCTGGGGCTCGGCCCCCCCGCTCCATCCCCCTCCCCGTGCGGCAGAGCGAGGGCCGGACCGGGCGGCGAGGCGCCAtggcgggcagggctgggcctgccccgctccccgccaCGCTTTCCCGCCATGGCGCGCCGGCAGTGACGTCACCGCCGCCGCCGGACCCCCCGCGCGCCGCGAAAAACGGCGCGAGAGCtctgaggagggagggggaagggctGA
Coding sequences within:
- the PCNA gene encoding proliferating cell nuclear antigen; its protein translation is MFEARLVQGSVLKRVLEALKDLITEACWDLGSGGISLQSMDSSHVSLVQLTLRSEGFDTYRCDRNIAMGVNLSSMSKILKCAGNEDIITLRAEDNADTLALVFEAPNQEKVSDYEMKLMDLDVEQLGIPEQEYSCVVKMPSAEFARICRDLSHIGDAVVISCAKDGVKFSANGELGNGNIKLSQTSNVDKEEEAVTIEMNEPVQLTFALRYLNFFTKATPLSPTVTLSMSADVPLVVEYKIADMGHLKYYLAPKIEDQQEGS